The following is a genomic window from Halodesulfovibrio marinisediminis DSM 17456.
TGGGTGACACTGCTTCTGTTGAGTCTGCAATGGCAGAGATCAAGTTTAAGCTCAAAGAGGGATATCACGCTTGCTAGTCGCCAAACTGATAGCCTGCGTCTGGGCAACTCGAAAGGCTGACTCCGTGAAAGGACTCAAGTTTATTTTTGCACTGCTGTAGGTTGCAACTGTGACAGGCAGGATACCGTTTATGGACGCAGAAACTGAGAAGGAGGTGTAAAGAAATGAAGAAAGTTGTCTGTGCAAAGGATGTTGAGACCCTCATCGAACAAGGCAAAAAGACACTGTATGTCGATTCGAATACTATTTTAACCCCCTCTGCGAAAGATGCTGCAAAACTGGCTGAAATAGAAATTTTTGAAGGTGCACCTCGGCAAAGTGCATGTGAATCCGTTTCTGCTCCTGTGTCATGCGAAGGAGCGATCAGCAGTGATCTGATCTATTCAGCATTAAAAGCAATGTATGAACGAGGCATGCTGGATACTTTCCTGAAGGAATTAACCCGCAAAGGATTGTGTTCCGAAGCTGTTGGCGGAGGAAAAATTGTTCGCGGAAAATCTGTTGAAATGGAACCGTTCGATACCGGTGCTTCCGGTGCAAAGGCGTGTTCCCGGGAGGTAATCGGCGAAGGCGATGGTCGAATCCATTCCGGATTCTTTGAAATCGACCATTCCCGTTTCGAACAGGATTTTGCCTGTGAAGCAAACTGTCACTTA
Proteins encoded in this region:
- a CDS encoding cupin domain-containing protein, with the protein product MKKVVCAKDVETLIEQGKKTLYVDSNTILTPSAKDAAKLAEIEIFEGAPRQSACESVSAPVSCEGAISSDLIYSALKAMYERGMLDTFLKELTRKGLCSEAVGGGKIVRGKSVEMEPFDTGASGAKACSREVIGEGDGRIHSGFFEIDHSRFEQDFACEANCHLLEGTLNLTINGQTVAVETGDVFYIPAGSKVVWDAAGKARLFYSRFPQSKG